Genomic segment of Pseudomonas iranensis:
GCGATAGGCTTCGGCGCCCGCGACGTGGGCGATGACCATGCCGGCAGTGGCCATGCGCCGCAGCGAGCGCGCATACAGCATGCCGGCGGCGGTGCAATGAATGGGGGTGACCTTGTCGTGGACCGGGTCAATGATTTCGGCGATCTGCTGGCCGGCTTCCAGGTATTGGCCGGGTGTGGCGCAGTACACCAACAGGCCACCCACTGGCGTGGTCACCGGTTCGACCCCGGCCAGCGGCGTGGCCGGGTGCGGCAGTGGCGGTTGCGGCTTGGTCTCGCCGACGATGGCATCGAACTGGATCAGGTAATCGATCAGCGCCTGACAATCGCGGCTGGCCAGCGGGTGATTGACGTCGCCCTGACCGCGCAATTCGACGGTCACCGAGAAGCTGCCCAGCGGAATCTCGAACTGCTCACCGAAGCGCTCGCGCAGTTGCCACCAGAGCAGGGTGAAGCACTCGTCGAACGACTGCCCGCCGGAATCCGTAGCGAGCAGACTGGCCTGGGCTTCGATATAGCGCGCCAGCGGCTCGACCTGCGGCCAGGCTTCGGGCGTGGTGTACAGGTGCACCACCGATTCGAAGTCACAATGCAAGTCCAGCACCATATCGGCATCGCAGGCCAGGCGTTGCAGGGTCAGACGCTGGGATTGCAGTTGTGTGGTCGGCGTCTGACGGTCGAGGGCGTTGCGCAGGCTGGCGCGGATCAGTTCGAGGTTGTGCTGCGCATCGTCGTTCAACTGGCCTTCGATGGCGTTGCCGATTTCTTCGCTGAGGTCGACGAACCAGCGATTGAAGTTCTGCCCACTCTCGAGGTCGTAACGGCCCAGCGGCACATCCATCAGCACTTGTTCGAGGCCGACCGGATTGGCCACCGGCACCAGGACGATTTCGCTGCGCAGGCGGCCGGCGGCTTCCAGCTCGGCGAGACGCTGCTTGAGGTGCCAGGCGACCAGCATGCCGGGCAGTTCGTCGGCGTGCAGCGAGGCCTGAATGTACACCTTGCCCTTGGCCTGCTGTGGGCCGAAGTGGAAACTGTGAATCTGCCGTGCGGTCCCCGGCAGCGGGGCCAGCAAGTCATGAATCTGGTGGCGCATTGTTATCTCTTTATTTTCAAACCGGTGCTAGTGAGTCGGCCCGAGGAAGGCCAGCCAGCGGCGTTCGGCGAGGCGGAACAGGCCGACCAGCGCAAAAGTAATGGTCAGGTAGATCAGCGCGGCGATGCCGAACGACTGGAAGGTCAGGAAGGTCGCCGAGTTGGCATCCCGCGCGACTTTCAGAATATCGGGAATGGTCGCGGTGAACGCCACGGTGGTCGAGTGCAGCATCAGGATCACTTCGTTGCTGTAGTAAGGCAACGAGCGGCGCAATGCCGACGGCATGATCACGTAGGCGTACAACTTCCAGCCGGTCAGGCCATAAGCCTTGGCCGCTTCGACTTCGCCGTGGTTCATGCTGCGAATTGCCCCGGCGAAAATCTCCGTGGTGTACGCGCAGGTATTGAGCGCGAAGGCGAGGATCGTGCAGTTCATCGCATCGCGAAAGAAACTGTCGAGGATCGGCTGTTCTCGTACGGCGGCGAGGCTGTAGATGCCCGTGTAGCAGATCAGCAGCTGGATATACAGCGGCGTGCCACGGAACAGATAGGTGTAGAACTGCACCGGCCAGCGAATGTAGAAGTGCGGCGAGACGCGGGCAATCGACAATGGGATCGAGACGACGAAGCCGATGCAGATCGAGGCGGTCAGCAGCCACATCGTCATCGCCAGCCCGGTGATGTTCTGGCCGTCGGTATAAAGGAAGGCGCGCCAATATTCCTGCAGGAGTTCGATCATCGTACGGCCTCCCGGGCACCGGCGGCGTAGCGGCGTTCGAGCCAGCGCAGGATGAAGTTCGAAGCACTGGTGATCAGCAGATAGATCAAAGCGGCAAGAACCAGAAAGTAGAACAGTTGATAGGTGCTTTTACCGGCGTCCTGCGCTGCCTTGACCAGATCGGCGAGGCCAATGATCGATACCAGGGCGGTGGCCTTGAGCATGACCATCCAGTTGTTGCCGATGCCCGGCAACGCGAAGCGCATCATTTGCGGAAACACCACAAAGCGAAAACGCTGGCCACGTTTGAGGCCGTACGCGGTGGCGGCTTCGACCTGACCACGCGGCACCGCGAGGATCGCGCCACGGAAGGTCTCGGTGAAATACGCGCCATAAATGAAGCCCAGCGTCAGCACGCCGGCGCTGAACGGGTCGATTTCGATGTATTCCCATTCCATGTAGTCGGTCAGTGACGTCAGCCAGGTTTGCAGGCTGTAGAAGATCAACAGCATCAGCACCAGATCCGGCACGCCGCGAATCAGCGTGGTGTAGAGCTGCGCGGGCAGGCGCACCAATTTGACTTTCGACAGTTTGGCACTGGCGCCGAGCAGGCCGAGCAACACGGCCACCAGCAGCGACATCGCCGATAATTTGATGGTCATCCAGGTGCCTTGCAGCAGCAACGGGCCGAAGCCCTGCAGACTGAACGAGGCCAGCCCCAGATTTTGCAGGAGGGTTTCAAACATAAATCAGCAACCTGAGCGGATGGAAAAGGCGCCCATCGAGGATGGGCGCCGGGGCATTATTTGCCGCTGTACAGATTCAGGTCGCCAAAGTGTTTCTTTTGAATCTCGGCGTATTTGCCGTCGTCGTGTAACGCTTTGATACCTTTATCCAAAAGCGCTTTCAGCTCAGTGTTACCTTTCTTGATACCGATAGCGGTTTTCGACGGCAGCAATTCGCTGTCGACCGGCTGGCTGACTTCGTAACCTTCGCCTTTCGGCGACTTGAGGAAGCCCAGTTCGGCTTGCAGCATGTCCTGGATGGCTGCGTCGAGGCGGCCGGAGGTCAGGTCGGAATACACCTGATCCTGGTTCTGATAGGCCTGGGTTTTCACACCGGCCTTGTCCAGCACGGCTTTGGCGTAGGCTTCCTGAATCGTGCCTTGCTCATAGCCAACGGTCTTGCCCTTGAGCGACGCGACGTCTGCGCTGAGGCCGGAGCCTTTCTTGAACACGTAAGCGGTCGGGCCGGAAAACAGTTCGCTGGAGAAGTCGATGACCTTCTCGCGCGCCGGGGTCACGGTCATCGACGAGATCACACCGTCGAACTTGTTGGCTTTGAGGCCCGGAATCATGCCGTCGAAATCGCTTTCGACCCATTTGCACTTGACCTTCAGTTCGGCGCAGATGGCGTTACCCAGATCGATATCGAACCCGACCAGGCTGCCATCGGCCGCTTTCGACTCGAACGGTGCGTACGAAGGGTCAACGCCAAAGCGCAGCTCTTTGTATTCCTTGGCCAGCGCGGAGCCGGCGGCCATGCACAACGCCAGTGCAGAAAGGGTCAGCAATGCTTTTTTCATTATTCAATCCCTAAGAACCAATATGAGCGCTTGTGGCGCAGAATTATTGTTACTGCAACGCTTACGACCTATAGAAAGTAGCAATTTCCGAACCAGAGTGCCGAACAGGTGTTTTAAAAGGTCGAGTGCAGAGAGGCAAGGGTAGTTGAATGCCCGGAAACGGGCATTGCTGTTTGCATGCACTGTTTCGGTTCAAGCGCGTGGCTGAGAGCAGGTAAAACTGTGGCAAGGGATTTGTCCCTGATGACTGATCGTTCCCTCGCTCCTGCGTGGGAATGCATCAACGGACGCTCCGCGTTCGGCTCTGGGGGGACGCAGAGCGTCCCGGGCTGCATTCCCACGCAGAGCGTGGGAACGATCAGTGAAAAGGGGTCAGGCCAACAGATCCTGAAGGGTAGCGAGGCTGTCGGCTTCTTCGACGGTCTTGTCCTTGCGCCAGCGCAGCATGCGCGGGAAGCGCACGGCGATGCCGCTCTTGTGTCGGCGCGACAGGGCGATGCCTTCGAAGCCCAGTTCGAACACCAGGCTCGGTTTGACGCTGCTCACCGGGCCGAATTTTTCCACCGTGGTTTTGCGCACGATGCTGTCGACCTGGCGCATTTCTTCATCGGTCAGCCCAGAATACGCCTTGGCAAACGGCACCAGTGAGCGCTGGCTGGATTCCGGCGGGCCGTCCCACACGGCGAAGGTGTAATCGCTGTACAGACTGGCGCGACGGCCGTGTCCGCGCTGGGCATATATCAGTACCGCGTCGACGCTGAACGGGTCGACCTTCCACTTCCACCACACGCCCATGTCCTTGGTCCGGCCGACGCCATACAACGAATCGCGCGCCTTGAGCATCATGCCCTCGACGCCGAGTTTGCGTGACGCTTCGCGCTGGCGGCCGAGGTCGAGCCAGTCTTCGCCGTTCAATACCGGGGAGGGCAGCAGTACCGGGCTGTTGCAGCGCGCGATCACCTCTTCGAGTTGCGCCCGGCGCTTGACCTGCGGCTGGTTACGCCAGTCTTCGCCCTGCCATTCCAACAGGTCGTAGGCCAGCACCACCACCGGCACTTCTTCGAGAATCTTCTTGTCGAGGGTCTTGCGACCGATGCGTTGTTGCAGCAGGGCGAACGGTTGCACGGCCGACGGCTCATCGGATTGCGGATCGAAGGCATCTTCAGTAGTCGGATGGGTACTCTTCCACACGACGATTTCGCCGTCGATCACCGTGCCGTCGGGCAAGCCGTGGACCAGCACATCGAATTCAGGGAAGCGCTCGGTCACCAGTTCCTCGCCGCGCGACCACACCCACAGCTTGCCGTCGCGCTTGACCACTTGCGCGCGGATACCGTCCCACTTCCATTCCACCTGCCAGTCGCTGGCGGGGCCGAGCAGAGCTTCGAATTCCTCGACCGGTTGCGACAAGGCGTGGGCAAGAAAGAACGGATAGGGCTGACCGCCGCGCTGGGCATGTTCGTCGGCGGACTCCGGGGCGATCAGTTTCAGGTAACTCGCCGCGTTGGGCCGGTTCGACAGATCGGTATAACCGACCAGGCGCTGTGCCACGCGCTTGCTGTCGAGCCCGGCCATTGAGGCGAGGGCGCGGGTGACCAGCAACTTCGACACGCCAACGCGGAAACTGCCGGTGATCAGCTTGATGCACAGCATCAGGCTAGGCCGGTCCAGTTGCGCCCACAACATCGGCAGCTGCCGCGCCAGATATTCCGGGGTTTCACCGCGCAGTGGCAACAGCTTGTCTTCGATCCATTCGGCAAGACCGGCCTCGGAGCTGTGGGAATTTTCCGGTAGTACCAGAGAAATGGTCTCGGCCAGATCGCCGACGGCTTGGTAGCTTTCTTCGAACAGCCATGGCTCCAGTCCTGAGACTTCGACCGCCAACTCGCGGAGGATGCGCACCGGCACCAGTTGCCGAGGTCGCCCGCCGGAAAGGAAATACACCGCCCATGCGGCATCTTCCGGCGCGGCCTGCGCGAAGTAAGCCTGCATCGCCGCCAGCTTGGCGTTGCTCGACGTGGTGGCGTCGAGTTCGGCATATAACTCGGCGAAGGCTTTCATGGCGATGTCTCGGCAACGGTGGGTTCACTGGCGATGTTGTCGTCTTCGTCATCGCCGTATTCGGTGGTGAAGCCTTGTGCATCGAGGCCCTGCTCGCGCAGATGGCGCACGAGCACGCCGATCGAGCCGTGGGTGACCATCACCCGTTCCGCACCGGTCTGGTTGATCGCCCACAGCAGGCCGGGCCAGTCGGCGTGATCGGAAAGGACGAAACCGCGATCGACGCCGCGCCGCCGCCGGGTCCCGCGCAGGCGCATCCAGCCGCTGGCAAAGGCATCGCTGAACTCGCCGAAACGACGCATCCAGGTACTGCCGCCTGCTGACGGCGGAGCAATGACCAGCGCCTGGCGCATGATCGGGTCGCTTTTTTTTACGTCGCCCGCATAGACCGTCGGCGGCAGGTACACGCCGGCAGCGCGGTAGACGCGGTTCAGCGGTTCGACCGCGCCATGGCTGAGGATCGGCCCGAGGGTTTCGTCGATGCCGTGGAGAATCCGCTGTGCCTTGCCGAAGGAATAGCAGAACAGCACGCTGGCCTTGCCGGCGGCAATATTGGCCGCCCACCACTGATTGATCTCGGCGAAGATCTGCGCCTGTGGCTGCCAGCGATAGATCGGCAGGCCGAAGGTCGATTCGGTGATAAACGTGTGGCAGCGCACCGGTTCGAATGGGGTGCAGGTGCCATCCGGCTCGACCTTGTAATCGCCCGATGCGACCCAGACTTCGCCGCCGTATTCCAGGCGCACTTGCGCTGAACCGAGGACATGCCCGGCGGGGTGAAAGCTCAGGGTCACGCCGTGGTGGGTCAGGCGCTGGCCGTAGTCGAGGGTTTGCAACTGGATGTCCTGACCCAGACGCGCGCGCAGAATCCCGGCGCTGGCGCTGCTCGACAGGTAGTGCTGATTTCCGGTGCGCGCGTGATCGCCATGGGCATGGGTAATCACCGAACGCTCGACCGGCCGCCACGGATCGATATAGAAATCCCCGGCGGGGCAGTAGAGACCTTCAGGTCGGGCAATAACAAGATCCATGTCGTGACCGGAATGGGGGGCTTGTTAGCTATGAGGCGGGCGTAAGGCTGGAAGTTCGATCGGCTTTAAAGCGCTACCCTCACCCCAGCCCTCTCCCAGAGGGAGAGGGGGCCGACCGAGGTGTCTGGTGAGGTACATCGACCTGGGGGACCGAGTTGAATATGGATCCGGCACAGCCTTGAGCCTGATCCAATGTTGGATTCACCCCGCTTTGTAGAGGGGCCGACCGAGGTGTCTGGTGAGGTGCATCGACCTGAGGGACCGAGTTGAATATGGATCCGGCACAGCCTTGAGCCTGATCCAATGTTGGATTCACCTCGCTTTGTAGAGGGGCCGACCGAGGTGTCTGGTGAAGTACATCGACCTGAGGGGCCGGGTTGGATATGGATCTGGCACAGCCTTGAGCCTGATCCAATATTGGATTCACCGTCTCTCTTTCAGGTCGGCGCAAGACCCAAGCATCCCCCAATCAGTCCCCTCTCCCTCCGGGAGAGGGCTAGGGTGAGGGGCTGTTGATCTTTGCTTTATTTCCCTGGAGTCAGGGTCAAGCGGGTCTTGCCATACACCCGATCAAAGTTTTGCGGCTGCATCGGCAGGCCGATGTACTGACCTTTCAGCCACGCATCGGTCCCGTTCAGGTAATTTGGACTCAGTGGATTGCCCGACTGCCCCGTAGCGTTCTGCGCCATCAGCGGCTCGCTCTGGCCGAAGTCGACGATAAAGCGCATCGACGGCGCGCGCGTGGTGACGAAGTCCTGGCCCCAGGCAAACGCCGAGCTGTTCAGCGTGGTGTGATCGCCACCGGCCGCCAGCGGCCCGCGTACAGTCTGACCGTTGCTGTTTTTCCACGCATAGCTGTGCAATTTGCCCCACTGCCAGGCGCGATGATCGCCGCCCAACTGGCTGTCGCCCGCTGTAATCGCTGCAGCGAGACTGCGGGCGAGAATCACCGCTTTGTCTTCCTTCTGCGGCGTGCGCAGGTCATCCCAGAACGGACTGTCCTCACGCCCCAAGAGATGATCGGCCTGCGCCGCGTAGGACAGATCGCCATTGGCGACAAAGGCCTTCCACGCCGGGCTCGACTCAGGACCCAGTTCATCGAGGAAGATCTGCTTCATGCTTTCCTGCAGAAACAGTTCGTAGATCGCCGCATCCGCCGAGGTCGGGCTGAGCTTGCCGTCGAACGCCATCAAACGGGTGAAGGCTTCGCGCGCCTTGCTGCGTTCGGCTTCCGGCAGGGCGTCGATCGCCTGTTTCAGCGGTTGCTTCATGCCCGGCGCTTCGAAGACTTTTTTCAGCTTGGCGGCGAAGGTGGTGGTCTGGTCGTACTGCATGGCGATCACGCTGCGGCTGTCGTGCTTGCCGCTGCCGGCCATTTCCGCCAGGCGTTCGCCGCGCTCCGGTGCCGCCCAGGATTTCGACAACTGCATGCCGTAGCCGTCGGGGATGACACGCTGGTTGGCGGTGCCGAGCCAGCCTTGTGCCGGGTCCTGATCGTAAGGGTGCAGCATCGGGTCGGCATAACCGTCCCAGTCATAGCGACCGTCCCAGCCCGGCGAGGGCAGCAGACCTTCGCCTTCGCGACGGTTGGGGAAGCGCCCGGTGACTTGCCAGCCGATATTGCTTGCGTCGGCGAATACCAGATTGAGGGTGATGGCGCGGATTTCGCGGCTGGCGTCCGAGGCGCGCTCGACGTTCTGCGCGCGGGTCAGATCGAAAAAGGCATCCAGGGTTTTGTCGTCGGTGAAGCTTGGCGTCTGCAGGGCGAGGCCGAAACCGCTGCCTTGCGCCGCTGCCTGGGCACTGTTGAGCAGCGCGCCGTGGCGGGTTTCGTAAACGGCTTCGCGAATCGGTCGCTGGCCTTTGACGAAGTAGGTCTCGTTGCGCACGCCCAACGGCTGCCATTTGCCGTTGACTTCGTAAGTGAGGCTGCTGCCCTGACGGCGGATTTTCTCGAGGAACAGGTCCTGGTTATCGCCGAGCACGCTGGTCATGCTCCACGCCACTTTGCCGTTGAAACCACCGAGCACCATCGGCAGACCGGCAACCGTGACCCCAGCCGCCTGATATTTCGGCGCGCGGATCTGCACGAAACTCCACAGCGACGGCGCGGCCAGCGGCCCGTGCGCATCGCTGGCCAGCAGGCTCTTGCCGCTGCGGCTGCGTTGCGGGGCAATCGCCCAGTTATTCGCAGTCGGCGTGGCGAGCAGGTTCAGCGCCGACAGTTGCTGGCTGGCGCTGCTCAGTTCGGTCAGCCCCGGAATCTGCCCGTTGAGCTTGAGGCCTTGCAGCTTGTCGGCTTCAGCCACTGGCAGGTTTTCATCAGGCGCCGACGGGCTCAGCCAGGCGAGTTTGTCAGTGGTCACGGTTTGCGCGAGCACCAGCGACTGGATTTCCTCCGGCAGGTTGGCCGACTGGCTGAAATTCAGCAGGGCAAAAATCAGCGCCGAATCTTCCGGTTTCCAGTATTCCGGCTTGTAACCGCTGGCGGCGAGATCGCCCGGCAACTTGTCGGCGTAGCGGAACAGGTAGGCGTTGACGCCCCGTGCATACACCTCGAAGAAGCGCTTGAGCCGTGGCGACGAGGCCTTGTACAGCTCGCCGGCGCTTTTCTTCAGATTGACCGCGCGCATGTAACGGTCGGCATCGAGCATCGACGCGCCGGACATTTCCGCCAACCGGCCCTGAGCCAACAGGCGCAGGGTGACCATCTGATTGATGCGGTCGCTGGCGTGGACGTAACCGAGGCTGAACAGCGCGTCATGGAAGCTGTTGCTTTCGATCAGCGGCATGCCCATCGCATTGCGCCGCACCGAAACGTTCTGCGCCAGGCCCTTGAGCGGTTGCACGCCGGAGGTCGGCGGCAGGCTGTCCTGGGCGTTCCAGGTCTGGCAGCCTGACAGGCCGAGGACACCGGCCACTGCTGCGGCAACGCCGAACCGGGGAAGAATAAGTGTAAGGGCTGGCGAGGCCATGGCGAAGCTCCTGCGGGGGTATAAGGCTGGGGGCGCAATAAAGCCGCTACGTTAGTGAGGGCGCGATGGCCGCGCAAGCAGGGCGAGTGGTTATTTATGCAGTTGTCGGCTGATCGGTCAGGGCTGTGGCGGTTGCTTGTGGGAAAGCGCTGATGTTGAACTACGGAACAAGTCCCGAGCCCTGTCAGGAGAAAGATCGCTATGGAGCTTCAGAGCAACGCTGCGCTGATCATCATCGACCAGCAGAAAGGCATTCTGCATCCGCGTCTGGGGCGGCGGAATAATCCTCAGGCCGAGGAAAGAATGCTTGAGCTACTGGCGCTGTGGCGGCGCAGCGGGCGCCCGGTGATTCACGTGCAGCATTTGTCGCGCTCGCCTGATTCGGTGTTCTGGCCCGGGCAGGACGGAGTGGAGTTTCAACCGCGCTTTGCGCCGCAGAAGGGTGAATGGCTGATCCAGAAACAGGTGCCGGATGCGTTTTGTGCCAGTGGGCTGGAGGCGCAGTTGCGTGAGGCTGGCATCGGGCAATTGATCATCGTTGGCGTGGCGACCAATAACTCGGTTGAGTCGACGGCGCGCACTGCGGGCAACCTGGGGTTCGACACATGGGTGGTAGAGGATGCGTGTTTTACCTTCGACAAGGCCGATTATTTCGGCACACCGCGTACCGCTGAAGAGGTGCACGGGATGTCGCTGGGCAATCTGCATGGGGAGTATGCGACGGTGGTCAATAGTGTGCAGGTTTTGGCGGCAGGCTGAAGTTTTGTAGTGGAGG
This window contains:
- a CDS encoding penicillin acylase family protein, with the translated sequence MASPALTLILPRFGVAAAVAGVLGLSGCQTWNAQDSLPPTSGVQPLKGLAQNVSVRRNAMGMPLIESNSFHDALFSLGYVHASDRINQMVTLRLLAQGRLAEMSGASMLDADRYMRAVNLKKSAGELYKASSPRLKRFFEVYARGVNAYLFRYADKLPGDLAASGYKPEYWKPEDSALIFALLNFSQSANLPEEIQSLVLAQTVTTDKLAWLSPSAPDENLPVAEADKLQGLKLNGQIPGLTELSSASQQLSALNLLATPTANNWAIAPQRSRSGKSLLASDAHGPLAAPSLWSFVQIRAPKYQAAGVTVAGLPMVLGGFNGKVAWSMTSVLGDNQDLFLEKIRRQGSSLTYEVNGKWQPLGVRNETYFVKGQRPIREAVYETRHGALLNSAQAAAQGSGFGLALQTPSFTDDKTLDAFFDLTRAQNVERASDASREIRAITLNLVFADASNIGWQVTGRFPNRREGEGLLPSPGWDGRYDWDGYADPMLHPYDQDPAQGWLGTANQRVIPDGYGMQLSKSWAAPERGERLAEMAGSGKHDSRSVIAMQYDQTTTFAAKLKKVFEAPGMKQPLKQAIDALPEAERSKAREAFTRLMAFDGKLSPTSADAAIYELFLQESMKQIFLDELGPESSPAWKAFVANGDLSYAAQADHLLGREDSPFWDDLRTPQKEDKAVILARSLAAAITAGDSQLGGDHRAWQWGKLHSYAWKNSNGQTVRGPLAAGGDHTTLNSSAFAWGQDFVTTRAPSMRFIVDFGQSEPLMAQNATGQSGNPLSPNYLNGTDAWLKGQYIGLPMQPQNFDRVYGKTRLTLTPGK
- a CDS encoding ABC transporter permease, coding for MFETLLQNLGLASFSLQGFGPLLLQGTWMTIKLSAMSLLVAVLLGLLGASAKLSKVKLVRLPAQLYTTLIRGVPDLVLMLLIFYSLQTWLTSLTDYMEWEYIEIDPFSAGVLTLGFIYGAYFTETFRGAILAVPRGQVEAATAYGLKRGQRFRFVVFPQMMRFALPGIGNNWMVMLKATALVSIIGLADLVKAAQDAGKSTYQLFYFLVLAALIYLLITSASNFILRWLERRYAAGAREAVR
- a CDS encoding ligase-associated DNA damage response exonuclease; its protein translation is MDLVIARPEGLYCPAGDFYIDPWRPVERSVITHAHGDHARTGNQHYLSSSASAGILRARLGQDIQLQTLDYGQRLTHHGVTLSFHPAGHVLGSAQVRLEYGGEVWVASGDYKVEPDGTCTPFEPVRCHTFITESTFGLPIYRWQPQAQIFAEINQWWAANIAAGKASVLFCYSFGKAQRILHGIDETLGPILSHGAVEPLNRVYRAAGVYLPPTVYAGDVKKSDPIMRQALVIAPPSAGGSTWMRRFGEFSDAFASGWMRLRGTRRRRGVDRGFVLSDHADWPGLLWAINQTGAERVMVTHGSIGVLVRHLREQGLDAQGFTTEYGDDEDDNIASEPTVAETSP
- a CDS encoding cysteine hydrolase family protein is translated as MELQSNAALIIIDQQKGILHPRLGRRNNPQAEERMLELLALWRRSGRPVIHVQHLSRSPDSVFWPGQDGVEFQPRFAPQKGEWLIQKQVPDAFCASGLEAQLREAGIGQLIIVGVATNNSVESTARTAGNLGFDTWVVEDACFTFDKADYFGTPRTAEEVHGMSLGNLHGEYATVVNSVQVLAAG
- a CDS encoding ABC transporter permease produces the protein MIELLQEYWRAFLYTDGQNITGLAMTMWLLTASICIGFVVSIPLSIARVSPHFYIRWPVQFYTYLFRGTPLYIQLLICYTGIYSLAAVREQPILDSFFRDAMNCTILAFALNTCAYTTEIFAGAIRSMNHGEVEAAKAYGLTGWKLYAYVIMPSALRRSLPYYSNEVILMLHSTTVAFTATIPDILKVARDANSATFLTFQSFGIAALIYLTITFALVGLFRLAERRWLAFLGPTH
- a CDS encoding ATP-dependent DNA ligase, with amino-acid sequence MKAFAELYAELDATTSSNAKLAAMQAYFAQAAPEDAAWAVYFLSGGRPRQLVPVRILRELAVEVSGLEPWLFEESYQAVGDLAETISLVLPENSHSSEAGLAEWIEDKLLPLRGETPEYLARQLPMLWAQLDRPSLMLCIKLITGSFRVGVSKLLVTRALASMAGLDSKRVAQRLVGYTDLSNRPNAASYLKLIAPESADEHAQRGGQPYPFFLAHALSQPVEEFEALLGPASDWQVEWKWDGIRAQVVKRDGKLWVWSRGEELVTERFPEFDVLVHGLPDGTVIDGEIVVWKSTHPTTEDAFDPQSDEPSAVQPFALLQQRIGRKTLDKKILEEVPVVVLAYDLLEWQGEDWRNQPQVKRRAQLEEVIARCNSPVLLPSPVLNGEDWLDLGRQREASRKLGVEGMMLKARDSLYGVGRTKDMGVWWKWKVDPFSVDAVLIYAQRGHGRRASLYSDYTFAVWDGPPESSQRSLVPFAKAYSGLTDEEMRQVDSIVRKTTVEKFGPVSSVKPSLVFELGFEGIALSRRHKSGIAVRFPRMLRWRKDKTVEEADSLATLQDLLA
- a CDS encoding succinylglutamate desuccinylase/aspartoacylase family protein, which gives rise to MRHQIHDLLAPLPGTARQIHSFHFGPQQAKGKVYIQASLHADELPGMLVAWHLKQRLAELEAAGRLRSEIVLVPVANPVGLEQVLMDVPLGRYDLESGQNFNRWFVDLSEEIGNAIEGQLNDDAQHNLELIRASLRNALDRQTPTTQLQSQRLTLQRLACDADMVLDLHCDFESVVHLYTTPEAWPQVEPLARYIEAQASLLATDSGGQSFDECFTLLWWQLRERFGEQFEIPLGSFSVTVELRGQGDVNHPLASRDCQALIDYLIQFDAIVGETKPQPPLPHPATPLAGVEPVTTPVGGLLVYCATPGQYLEAGQQIAEIIDPVHDKVTPIHCTAAGMLYARSLRRMATAGMVIAHVAGAEAYRSGYLLSP
- a CDS encoding transporter substrate-binding domain-containing protein; the encoded protein is MKKALLTLSALALCMAAGSALAKEYKELRFGVDPSYAPFESKAADGSLVGFDIDLGNAICAELKVKCKWVESDFDGMIPGLKANKFDGVISSMTVTPAREKVIDFSSELFSGPTAYVFKKGSGLSADVASLKGKTVGYEQGTIQEAYAKAVLDKAGVKTQAYQNQDQVYSDLTSGRLDAAIQDMLQAELGFLKSPKGEGYEVSQPVDSELLPSKTAIGIKKGNTELKALLDKGIKALHDDGKYAEIQKKHFGDLNLYSGK